In a single window of the Gossypium hirsutum isolate 1008001.06 chromosome A13, Gossypium_hirsutum_v2.1, whole genome shotgun sequence genome:
- the LOC107903715 gene encoding tRNA-dihydrouridine(47) synthase [NAD(P)(+)]-like isoform X2 translates to MDDCPKDICAVTDSSTEGVPASQPPLDPNGTTQRSPEELVARAIAPVKREFLRPPPSSRTTQNNPASDTNVKQPQANVVQEKKSKRQLKRERRQEQNSPLNLCPEIAKTGDVNACSYKDKCRFSHDIEAFMAQKPADLEGDCPFIKADAPCPYGLACRFAGTHKDNAPIATSNLLKKSSEVNGLSKDVQKLLWKNKMRFTKADAVVKSLGLAGPNWKVKKLVDKEEDEVGLDGSHAADETNCKKVLDDSVDCSECPSTFPAAVNAEEACETDELRPLKKAKLLVDEKCSDEGEEPDRSPKICNLKDATVLEKYNEKKSAETELADDVHAEPDKSLKIHPREKMLIDFREKLYLAPLTTVGNLPFRRVCKTLGADVTCGEMAMCTNLLQGQASEWALLRRHSSEDLFGVQICGAYPDTVARTVELIEKECTVDFIDINMGCPIDIVVDKGAGSFLLTKPLRMKGIIQAASGTVDKPITVKVRTGYFGGKNRIDSLIADIGSWGATAVTIHGRSRQQRYSKLADWDYIYQCARKAPSTLQVLGNGDIFSYLDWNNRKTDSPELSTCMIARGALIKPWLFTEIKEQRHWDISSQERLNILKEYVRFGLEHWGSDKKGVETTRHFVLEWLSYACRYIPVGLLDVIPQRLNWRPPSYYGRDDLETLMASDSAADWIRISEMLLGKVPDGFTFAPKHKSNAYDRAENG, encoded by the exons ATGGATGACTGTCCGAAAGATATCTGTGCGGTTACAGACTCTTCGACGGAAGGGGTCCCGGCTTCACAGCCGCCTTTGGACCCGAATGGAACTACTCAACGTTCACCGGAAGAGTTAGTAGCTCGAGCCATTGCACCTGTAAAGCGAGAGTTTCTTCGACCTCCACCATCCTCTAGAACCACCCAAAACAACCCCGCCTCTGACACCAACGTCAAGCAACCTCAGGCAAACGTTGTCCAGGAAAAGAAATCGAAGCGGCAACTCAAACGAGAGCGTCGTCAG GAGCAAAATTCTCCTTTGAATCTATGTCCTGAGATAGCAAAGACGGGAGATGTCAATGCATGTTCTTATAAAGATAAATGTCGTTTCAGCCATGACATTGAAGCCTTTATGGCTCAG AAACCGGCTGATCTAGAGGGTGACTGCCCATTTATAAAAGCTGATGCACCCTGCCCTTATGGTTTAGCCTGTAGATTTGCAGGCACGCATAAGGATAATGCTCCCATTGCTACTTCTAATTTATTGAAGAAAAGCTCTGAAGTCAATGGACTAAGCAAAGATGTTCAGAAGCTTTTGTGGAAAAACAAAATGCGCTTTACTAAAGCGGATGCTGTAGTTAAATCTCTTGGACTGGCG GGGCCCAACTGGAAAGTAAAGAAGCTGGTAGATAAGGAGGAAGACGAAGTTGGTTTAGATGGTTCTCATGCTGCTGATGAGACCAATTGCAAAaaggtgcttgatgattcagtTGACTGTTCTGAGTGTCCTTCAACATTTCCAGCAGCAGTTAATGCTGAGGAGGCATGTGAAACTGATGAGTTGAGACCCTTGAAGAAGGCCAAGTTACTGGTTGATGAAAAGTGCTCTGATGAAGGGGAAG AACCTGATAGGAGCCCCAAGATATGTAATTTGAAAGATGCGACTGTTCTTGAGAagtataatgaaaaaaaatctgCTGAAACTGAACTGGCTGATGATGTACATGCAGAACCTGATAAGAGCCTCAAGATACACCCTCGTGAAAAGATGCTTATTGATTTTAGAGAGAAGTTGTATCTTGCTCCTCTAACCACAGTTGGGAATCTTCCTTTTCGTAGGGTTTGCAAAACACTGGGAGCAGATGTGACATGCGGTGAAATGGCAATGTGCACCAACCTTTTGCAG GGTCAAGCTTCAGAATGGGCTCTGCTGAGGCGACATTCATCCGAGGATTTGTTTGGAGTCCAGATATGTGGGGCATATCCTGACACTGTAGCACGTACTGTTGAACTTATAGAAAAGGAGTGTACGGTGGACTTCATTGACATTAATATGGGGTGTCCAATTGATATTGTTGTTGATAAGGGTGCTGGATCTTTTCTTCTCACAAAACCATTACGTATGAAAGGAATCATTCAAGCAGCTTCTGGCACTGTAGATAAGCCTATAACTGTTAAG GTGAGAACGGGTTATTTTGGAGGTAAAAACCGCATTGATTCGCTAATTGCAGATATTGGCAGTTGGGGTGCTACTGCAGTGACAATACATGGTCGATCACGTCAGCAACGCTACAGTAAACTTGCTGATTGGGATTATATATACCAGTGTGCTCGGAAGGCCCCTAGCACATTACAAGTTTTGGGTAATGGAGATATTTTCTCATATTTAGATTGGAACAATCGTAAAACTGACAGCCCTGAGCTTTCTACGTGTATGATTGCTCGAGGGgcattgattaag CCTTGGTTATTTACTGAAATCAAGGAACAGAGGCACTGGGATATCAGTTCTCAGGAGCGGTTGAATATTCTGAAGGAGTATGTACGTTTTGGCCTAGAGCATTGGGGATCTGACAAAAAGG GTGTGGAAACAACTAGGCATTTTGTGTTGGAATGGCTTAGCTACGCATGTAGGTATATTCCTGTTGGTCTTTTAGATGTCATCCCCCAACGTCTGAATTGGCGACCTCCTTCATACTATGGACGAGATGATCTTGAGACGCTAATGGCTTCTGATTCTGCAGCTGACTGG ATCCGTATATCTGAAATGCTGCTTGGCAAGGTTCCAGATGGTTTCACATTCGCACCAAAGCACAAATCCAATGCTTATGATCGTGCAGAAAATGGCTAa
- the LOC107903715 gene encoding tRNA-dihydrouridine(47) synthase [NAD(P)(+)]-like isoform X3: protein MDDCPKDICAVTDSSTEGVPASQPPLDPNGTTQRSPEELVARAIAPVKREFLRPPPSSRTTQNNPASDTNVKQPQANVVQEKKSKRQLKRERRQEQNSPLNLCPEIAKTGDVNACSYKDKCRFSHDIEAFMAQKPADLEGDCPFIKADAPCPYGLACRFAGTHKDNAPIATSNLLKKSSEVNGLSKDVQKLLWKNKMRFTKADAVVKSLGLAGPNWKVKKLVDKEEDEVGLDGSHAADETNCKKVLDDSVDCSECPSTFPAAVNAEEACETDELRPLKKAKLLVDEKCSDEGEDATVLENDNEKNSAETELADNVLAEPDRSPKICNLKDATVLEKYNEKKSAETELADDVHAEPDKSLKIHPREKMLIDFREKLYLAPLTTVGNLPFRRVCKTLGADVTCGEMAMCTNLLQGQASEWALLRRHSSEDLFGVQICGAYPDTVARTVELIEKECTVDFIDINMGCPIDIVVDKGAGSFLLTKPLRMKGIIQAASGTVDKPITVKVRTGYFGGKNRIDSLIADIGSWGATAVTIHGRSRQQRYSKLADWDYIYQCARKAPSTLQVLGNGDIFSYLDWNNRKTDSPELSTCMIARGALIKNFSLS, encoded by the exons ATGGATGACTGTCCGAAAGATATCTGTGCGGTTACAGACTCTTCGACGGAAGGGGTCCCGGCTTCACAGCCGCCTTTGGACCCGAATGGAACTACTCAACGTTCACCGGAAGAGTTAGTAGCTCGAGCCATTGCACCTGTAAAGCGAGAGTTTCTTCGACCTCCACCATCCTCTAGAACCACCCAAAACAACCCCGCCTCTGACACCAACGTCAAGCAACCTCAGGCAAACGTTGTCCAGGAAAAGAAATCGAAGCGGCAACTCAAACGAGAGCGTCGTCAG GAGCAAAATTCTCCTTTGAATCTATGTCCTGAGATAGCAAAGACGGGAGATGTCAATGCATGTTCTTATAAAGATAAATGTCGTTTCAGCCATGACATTGAAGCCTTTATGGCTCAG AAACCGGCTGATCTAGAGGGTGACTGCCCATTTATAAAAGCTGATGCACCCTGCCCTTATGGTTTAGCCTGTAGATTTGCAGGCACGCATAAGGATAATGCTCCCATTGCTACTTCTAATTTATTGAAGAAAAGCTCTGAAGTCAATGGACTAAGCAAAGATGTTCAGAAGCTTTTGTGGAAAAACAAAATGCGCTTTACTAAAGCGGATGCTGTAGTTAAATCTCTTGGACTGGCG GGGCCCAACTGGAAAGTAAAGAAGCTGGTAGATAAGGAGGAAGACGAAGTTGGTTTAGATGGTTCTCATGCTGCTGATGAGACCAATTGCAAAaaggtgcttgatgattcagtTGACTGTTCTGAGTGTCCTTCAACATTTCCAGCAGCAGTTAATGCTGAGGAGGCATGTGAAACTGATGAGTTGAGACCCTTGAAGAAGGCCAAGTTACTGGTTGATGAAAAGTGCTCTGATGAAGGGGAAG ATGCAACTGTTTTGGAGAATGATAATGAAAAAAATTCTGCTGAAACTGAACTGGCAGATAATGTACTTGCAGAACCTGATAGGAGCCCCAAGATATGTAATTTGAAAGATGCGACTGTTCTTGAGAagtataatgaaaaaaaatctgCTGAAACTGAACTGGCTGATGATGTACATGCAGAACCTGATAAGAGCCTCAAGATACACCCTCGTGAAAAGATGCTTATTGATTTTAGAGAGAAGTTGTATCTTGCTCCTCTAACCACAGTTGGGAATCTTCCTTTTCGTAGGGTTTGCAAAACACTGGGAGCAGATGTGACATGCGGTGAAATGGCAATGTGCACCAACCTTTTGCAG GGTCAAGCTTCAGAATGGGCTCTGCTGAGGCGACATTCATCCGAGGATTTGTTTGGAGTCCAGATATGTGGGGCATATCCTGACACTGTAGCACGTACTGTTGAACTTATAGAAAAGGAGTGTACGGTGGACTTCATTGACATTAATATGGGGTGTCCAATTGATATTGTTGTTGATAAGGGTGCTGGATCTTTTCTTCTCACAAAACCATTACGTATGAAAGGAATCATTCAAGCAGCTTCTGGCACTGTAGATAAGCCTATAACTGTTAAG GTGAGAACGGGTTATTTTGGAGGTAAAAACCGCATTGATTCGCTAATTGCAGATATTGGCAGTTGGGGTGCTACTGCAGTGACAATACATGGTCGATCACGTCAGCAACGCTACAGTAAACTTGCTGATTGGGATTATATATACCAGTGTGCTCGGAAGGCCCCTAGCACATTACAAGTTTTGGGTAATGGAGATATTTTCTCATATTTAGATTGGAACAATCGTAAAACTGACAGCCCTGAGCTTTCTACGTGTATGATTGCTCGAGGGgcattgattaag AATTTCAGTCTATCATAA
- the LOC107903717 gene encoding bZIP transcription factor 29, whose protein sequence is MGDGEEGNTDVMQRIQSSFGTSSSSIPKQPLSMNHLEIPQLNPNQIRGAARHFSHFGQNFNGGVAAGTGDGATNKRVGIPPSHPNQIPPISPYSQIPMSRPSNQQMGSQSFHSGPTHSRSLSQPSSFFSLDSLPPLSPSPFRDSSSMAVPDQVSTDVSMDERDAAASHSLLPPSPFSKANSPRLGESLPPRKSHRRSSSDIPFGFNTIMQSSPPLIPLRGSSKPAQLVKKETSDGNGEGMGERKSEGEVVDDLFSAYMNLDNMDALNPCDGKNNNGNENHEDLDSRASGTKTNGVDSSDNEAESSVNESGNSSRGGMNSTEKREGNKRAAGADIAPSGRHYRSVSMDSFIGKLNFGDESPKLPPSPGNRLGQLSPRNSIDGNSAAFSLEFGNGEFTEAELKKIMANEKLAEIAMTDPKRAKRILANRQSAARSKERKMRYISELEHKVQTLQTEATTLSAQLTLLQRDSVGLTNQNNELKFRLQAMEQQAQLRDALNEALTAEVQRLKLATQQLGGDSDPSKGMVSEPLSVNQQMFQLNISHQMQKQSPPQPQQQNGNTTAKTELNQ, encoded by the exons atgGGTGATGGTGAAGAAGGTAACACTGATGTGATGCAAAGGATTCAATCTTCATTTGGAACATCATCATCTTCAATCCCTAAGCAACCTTTATCGATGAATCATCTTGAGATACCTCAGTTGAATCCTAATCAAATCAGAGGAGCTGCTAGACATTTCTCTCATTTTGGCCAAAACTTTAACGGCGGGGTGGCTGCTGGTACTGGTGATGGTGCTACTAACAAAAGAGTTGGTATCCCTCCTTCACACCCCAACCAGATCCCACCCATTTCACCTTATTCGCAGATCCCCATGTCCCGCCCTTCAAACCAGCAAATGGGTTCTCAGAGTTTTCACTCGGGACCAACTCATTCGCGGTCTTTGTCTCAGCCTTCATCCTTCTTTTCACTCGATTCATTGCCCCCGTTAAGCCCTTCCCCGTTTCGTGATTCTTCATCCATGGCAGTCCCAGACCAAGTTTCCACCGATGTGTCGATGGATGAAAGGGATGCAGCTGCTTCACATTCTTTGTTGCCACCGTCGCCTTTTTCAAAGGCGAATTCTCCACGGCTTGGGGAAAGCTTGCCGCCGCGAAAATCGCATAGGCGCTCCAGTAGTGATATTCCGTTTGGGTTTAATACGATAATGCAATCTTCGCCGCCTCTTATTCCTTTAAGGGGTTCTAGTAAGCCAGCTCAGTTGGTGAAAAAGGAAACCAGTGATGGCAATGGTGAAGGAATGGGTGAGAGGAAATCAGAAGGGGAAGTTGTCGATGATTTGTTTTCGGCTTATATGAATTTGGATAACATGGATGCGTTGAATCCTTGCGACGGTAAGAACAATAATGGTAATGAGAATCATGAAGATTTGGATAGCAGAGCAAGTGGAACGAAGACGAATGGTGTTGATAGCAGTGATAACGAAGCTGAAAGCAGTGTGAATGAAAGTGGGAACAGTTCGCGTGGCGGAATGAATTCGACCGAGAAGAGGGAAGGGAACAAAAGGGCCGCAGGAGCAGACATTGCTCCGAGCGGTAGACATTATAGAAGTGTTTCAATGGATAGTTTTATAGGGAAGTTGAACTTTGGTGATGAATCTCCGAAATTACCACCTTCACCTGGGAATCGGCTCGGACAACTGTCACCTAGGAATTCAATCGACGGGAATTCGGCTGCCTTTAGTTTGGAGTTTGGAAATGGTGAGTTCACCGAGGCTGAATTGAAGAAAATTATGGCAAATGAGAAGCTTGCTGAGATTGCTATGACTGATCCAAAGCGCGCAAAGAG GATTTTGGCCAATCGTCAGTCTGCTGCTCGTTCCAAAGAACGGAAGATGCGGTACATTTCAGAGTTGGAACACAAGGTTCAGACTCTGCAGACTGAAGCTACCACATTGTCTGCTCAGCTAACACTTTTACAG AGAGATTCTGTTGGGCTTACAAATCAGAACAATGAGTTGAAGTTTCGTCTTCAAGCCATGGAGCAACAAGCACAACTCCGTGATG CTCTAAACGAAGCATTAACTGCGGAGGTCCAACGATTAAAACTCGCTACTCAACAGCTAGGTGGTGATTCCGACCCTTCAAAAGGCATGGTTTCCGAGCCGCTTTCTGTTAATCAGCAGATGTTCCAGCTTAACATTTCTCATCAGATGCAGAAGCAGTCACCTCCACAGCCCCAACAACAGAATGGGAACACAACTGCAAAAACCGAGTTGAATCAGTAG
- the LOC107903715 gene encoding tRNA-dihydrouridine(47) synthase [NAD(P)(+)]-like isoform X1, which produces MDDCPKDICAVTDSSTEGVPASQPPLDPNGTTQRSPEELVARAIAPVKREFLRPPPSSRTTQNNPASDTNVKQPQANVVQEKKSKRQLKRERRQEQNSPLNLCPEIAKTGDVNACSYKDKCRFSHDIEAFMAQKPADLEGDCPFIKADAPCPYGLACRFAGTHKDNAPIATSNLLKKSSEVNGLSKDVQKLLWKNKMRFTKADAVVKSLGLAGPNWKVKKLVDKEEDEVGLDGSHAADETNCKKVLDDSVDCSECPSTFPAAVNAEEACETDELRPLKKAKLLVDEKCSDEGEDATVLENDNEKNSAETELADNVLAEPDRSPKICNLKDATVLEKYNEKKSAETELADDVHAEPDKSLKIHPREKMLIDFREKLYLAPLTTVGNLPFRRVCKTLGADVTCGEMAMCTNLLQGQASEWALLRRHSSEDLFGVQICGAYPDTVARTVELIEKECTVDFIDINMGCPIDIVVDKGAGSFLLTKPLRMKGIIQAASGTVDKPITVKVRTGYFGGKNRIDSLIADIGSWGATAVTIHGRSRQQRYSKLADWDYIYQCARKAPSTLQVLGNGDIFSYLDWNNRKTDSPELSTCMIARGALIKPWLFTEIKEQRHWDISSQERLNILKEYVRFGLEHWGSDKKGVETTRHFVLEWLSYACRYIPVGLLDVIPQRLNWRPPSYYGRDDLETLMASDSAADWIRISEMLLGKVPDGFTFAPKHKSNAYDRAENG; this is translated from the exons ATGGATGACTGTCCGAAAGATATCTGTGCGGTTACAGACTCTTCGACGGAAGGGGTCCCGGCTTCACAGCCGCCTTTGGACCCGAATGGAACTACTCAACGTTCACCGGAAGAGTTAGTAGCTCGAGCCATTGCACCTGTAAAGCGAGAGTTTCTTCGACCTCCACCATCCTCTAGAACCACCCAAAACAACCCCGCCTCTGACACCAACGTCAAGCAACCTCAGGCAAACGTTGTCCAGGAAAAGAAATCGAAGCGGCAACTCAAACGAGAGCGTCGTCAG GAGCAAAATTCTCCTTTGAATCTATGTCCTGAGATAGCAAAGACGGGAGATGTCAATGCATGTTCTTATAAAGATAAATGTCGTTTCAGCCATGACATTGAAGCCTTTATGGCTCAG AAACCGGCTGATCTAGAGGGTGACTGCCCATTTATAAAAGCTGATGCACCCTGCCCTTATGGTTTAGCCTGTAGATTTGCAGGCACGCATAAGGATAATGCTCCCATTGCTACTTCTAATTTATTGAAGAAAAGCTCTGAAGTCAATGGACTAAGCAAAGATGTTCAGAAGCTTTTGTGGAAAAACAAAATGCGCTTTACTAAAGCGGATGCTGTAGTTAAATCTCTTGGACTGGCG GGGCCCAACTGGAAAGTAAAGAAGCTGGTAGATAAGGAGGAAGACGAAGTTGGTTTAGATGGTTCTCATGCTGCTGATGAGACCAATTGCAAAaaggtgcttgatgattcagtTGACTGTTCTGAGTGTCCTTCAACATTTCCAGCAGCAGTTAATGCTGAGGAGGCATGTGAAACTGATGAGTTGAGACCCTTGAAGAAGGCCAAGTTACTGGTTGATGAAAAGTGCTCTGATGAAGGGGAAG ATGCAACTGTTTTGGAGAATGATAATGAAAAAAATTCTGCTGAAACTGAACTGGCAGATAATGTACTTGCAGAACCTGATAGGAGCCCCAAGATATGTAATTTGAAAGATGCGACTGTTCTTGAGAagtataatgaaaaaaaatctgCTGAAACTGAACTGGCTGATGATGTACATGCAGAACCTGATAAGAGCCTCAAGATACACCCTCGTGAAAAGATGCTTATTGATTTTAGAGAGAAGTTGTATCTTGCTCCTCTAACCACAGTTGGGAATCTTCCTTTTCGTAGGGTTTGCAAAACACTGGGAGCAGATGTGACATGCGGTGAAATGGCAATGTGCACCAACCTTTTGCAG GGTCAAGCTTCAGAATGGGCTCTGCTGAGGCGACATTCATCCGAGGATTTGTTTGGAGTCCAGATATGTGGGGCATATCCTGACACTGTAGCACGTACTGTTGAACTTATAGAAAAGGAGTGTACGGTGGACTTCATTGACATTAATATGGGGTGTCCAATTGATATTGTTGTTGATAAGGGTGCTGGATCTTTTCTTCTCACAAAACCATTACGTATGAAAGGAATCATTCAAGCAGCTTCTGGCACTGTAGATAAGCCTATAACTGTTAAG GTGAGAACGGGTTATTTTGGAGGTAAAAACCGCATTGATTCGCTAATTGCAGATATTGGCAGTTGGGGTGCTACTGCAGTGACAATACATGGTCGATCACGTCAGCAACGCTACAGTAAACTTGCTGATTGGGATTATATATACCAGTGTGCTCGGAAGGCCCCTAGCACATTACAAGTTTTGGGTAATGGAGATATTTTCTCATATTTAGATTGGAACAATCGTAAAACTGACAGCCCTGAGCTTTCTACGTGTATGATTGCTCGAGGGgcattgattaag CCTTGGTTATTTACTGAAATCAAGGAACAGAGGCACTGGGATATCAGTTCTCAGGAGCGGTTGAATATTCTGAAGGAGTATGTACGTTTTGGCCTAGAGCATTGGGGATCTGACAAAAAGG GTGTGGAAACAACTAGGCATTTTGTGTTGGAATGGCTTAGCTACGCATGTAGGTATATTCCTGTTGGTCTTTTAGATGTCATCCCCCAACGTCTGAATTGGCGACCTCCTTCATACTATGGACGAGATGATCTTGAGACGCTAATGGCTTCTGATTCTGCAGCTGACTGG ATCCGTATATCTGAAATGCTGCTTGGCAAGGTTCCAGATGGTTTCACATTCGCACCAAAGCACAAATCCAATGCTTATGATCGTGCAGAAAATGGCTAa